In Magnetospirillum sp. XM-1, a single window of DNA contains:
- the parC gene encoding DNA topoisomerase IV subunit A, protein MTQPAVTGEIRETPLAEALGERYLAYAMSTIVSRSLPDVRDGLKPVHRRLLFAMRQLKLDPSGGFKKCARVVGDVIGKYHPHGDVAVYDTLVRLAQDFAVRYPLVEGQGNFGNIDGDNAAAMRYTEAKLTEVAAALMEGLDEDCVDFRPTYDGTEEEPVVMPSAIPNLLANGSAGIAVGMATSIPPHNLGEICDALDHLIAKPECDVDELIAHMPGPDFPTGGVLVETSAAITEAYRTGKGAFRVRAKWAVEKLSHGLYQIVITEIPYQVQKAKLIEKIAELLSEKKLPLLADIRDESAEDIRLVLEPRNRTVEAELVMEQLFRQTDLESRFSLNMNVLDAQAVPRVMNLKEVLRAFLDHRMVVLERRARHRLEKIAKRLEVLEGFLKVYADLDKVIKIIRFADEPKAELIKTFKLSEVQAEAILNMRLRSLNKLQELEIKTEHAELSAEKADLEALLADESRRWAAIAAQVAETRKAFGGHTQLGKRRTELGDAPSAVVVPIEAYVEREAITMVLSEKGWIRALKGHSDNPDALKFKEGDQLGFLLKAWTTDKILIFATDGRFYTIGGDKLPSGRGHGEPLRLMIDLAGDVDIAAVLVHKPGRKLLLATNSDRGFVVEENEVLAQTRAGKMVLNCADGEKAKFCLPFEGDAVAVIGENRKLLVFMADEIPVMSRGRGVILQKYRDGGMADIKVFTLAEGLSWPLGERTRTEADLTPWLGKRASVGRLPPTGFPRNNRFS, encoded by the coding sequence ATGACCCAACCCGCCGTGACCGGCGAAATCCGCGAGACGCCGCTTGCCGAGGCCTTGGGCGAGCGCTATCTCGCCTATGCCATGTCCACCATCGTGTCGCGCTCGCTGCCCGATGTGCGCGACGGGTTGAAGCCGGTGCATCGCCGCCTGCTGTTCGCCATGCGCCAGTTGAAGCTGGACCCCAGCGGCGGCTTCAAGAAGTGCGCCCGCGTGGTCGGCGACGTCATCGGTAAGTACCATCCCCACGGCGACGTGGCGGTCTACGACACCCTGGTGCGTCTGGCCCAGGATTTCGCCGTGCGCTATCCCCTGGTGGAAGGCCAGGGCAATTTCGGCAATATCGACGGCGATAACGCGGCCGCCATGCGTTACACCGAGGCCAAGCTGACCGAGGTGGCCGCCGCCCTGATGGAAGGGCTCGACGAGGATTGCGTCGATTTCCGCCCCACCTATGACGGCACCGAGGAAGAGCCGGTGGTCATGCCGTCGGCCATCCCCAACCTGCTGGCCAATGGCTCGGCGGGCATCGCGGTGGGCATGGCGACCAGCATTCCGCCCCATAATCTGGGCGAGATCTGCGACGCGCTCGACCATCTGATCGCCAAGCCGGAATGCGACGTGGACGAGCTGATCGCCCACATGCCCGGCCCCGATTTCCCCACCGGCGGCGTGCTGGTGGAGACCAGCGCGGCCATCACCGAGGCCTACCGCACCGGCAAGGGCGCCTTCCGCGTGCGGGCCAAGTGGGCGGTGGAGAAGCTGTCCCACGGGCTGTACCAGATCGTCATCACCGAGATTCCCTATCAGGTGCAGAAGGCCAAGCTGATCGAGAAGATCGCCGAGCTTCTGTCCGAGAAGAAGCTGCCGCTGCTGGCCGACATCCGTGACGAATCCGCCGAGGACATCCGCCTCGTGCTGGAGCCCCGCAACCGCACCGTCGAGGCCGAACTGGTGATGGAGCAGCTGTTCCGCCAGACCGATCTGGAATCGCGCTTCTCGCTCAACATGAACGTGCTTGACGCGCAGGCGGTGCCGCGCGTCATGAACCTCAAGGAGGTGCTGCGCGCCTTCCTCGACCACCGCATGGTGGTGCTGGAACGCCGCGCCCGGCACCGGCTGGAAAAGATCGCCAAGCGCCTGGAGGTGCTGGAAGGATTCCTCAAGGTCTATGCCGACCTCGACAAGGTCATCAAGATCATCCGCTTCGCCGACGAGCCCAAGGCCGAGCTGATCAAGACCTTCAAGCTGTCCGAGGTGCAGGCCGAGGCCATCCTCAATATGCGGCTGCGCTCCTTGAACAAGCTGCAGGAGCTGGAGATCAAGACCGAGCACGCCGAATTGTCGGCGGAGAAGGCCGATCTCGAGGCGCTGCTGGCCGACGAATCCCGCCGTTGGGCCGCCATCGCTGCCCAGGTGGCCGAGACCCGCAAGGCCTTCGGCGGCCACACCCAGCTGGGCAAGCGCCGCACGGAGCTGGGCGACGCCCCTTCCGCCGTGGTGGTGCCCATCGAGGCCTATGTGGAGCGCGAAGCCATCACCATGGTGCTGTCCGAGAAGGGCTGGATCAGGGCGCTCAAGGGTCATTCCGACAATCCCGACGCGCTCAAGTTCAAGGAAGGCGACCAGCTGGGATTCCTGCTCAAGGCCTGGACCACCGACAAGATCCTGATCTTCGCCACCGACGGGCGCTTCTACACCATCGGCGGCGATAAGCTGCCGTCGGGCCGCGGCCATGGCGAGCCCTTGCGCCTGATGATCGATCTGGCTGGTGACGTGGACATCGCCGCCGTGCTGGTCCACAAGCCCGGGCGCAAGCTGCTGCTGGCCACCAATTCCGATCGCGGCTTCGTGGTCGAGGAGAACGAAGTCCTGGCCCAGACGCGGGCGGGCAAGATGGTCCTCAACTGCGCCGACGGTGAAAAGGCCAAGTTCTGCCTTCCCTTCGAGGGCGACGCCGTCGCCGTCATCGGCGAGAACCGCAAGCTGCTGGTGTTCATGGCGGACGAGATTCCGGTGATGAGCCGGGGCAGGGGCGTCATCTTGCAGAAGTACCGCGACGGCGGCATGGCCGACATCAAGGTCTTCACCCTGGCCGAGGGCCTGAGTTGGCCGCTGGGCGAGCGCACCCGCACCGAAGCCGACCTTACCCCCTGGCTGGGCAAGCGCGCCTCGGTCGGCCGCCTGCCGCCCACCGGATTCCCCAGGAATAACCGGTTCTCCTGA
- a CDS encoding enoyl-CoA hydratase/isomerase family protein, with translation MSFSVLNTARRGAVFVVTLASPPVNALSRALIKDLHAAMDMVEEDKSVRVLHVRSEQKAFCAGADLAEMRENLANPNLVDAQIAFVRDLQNVLKRIERLPLATIAEVGGAAMGGGLELALACDFRIAANEAKLALPEVNLGLIPGAGGTQRLTRLCGPAIAKRLILGAEILDGQSAAEMGIVHWSAPRAELADKAATLADRIATLPRAAVAASKSCIEASLDPSRDGYEEELLATRDLLLHEPETRHRVEAFLSK, from the coding sequence ATGTCCTTTTCCGTGCTGAATACCGCCCGCCGGGGCGCCGTCTTCGTGGTCACCCTGGCCAGCCCGCCGGTCAACGCGCTCAGCCGCGCCCTGATCAAGGACCTGCACGCCGCCATGGACATGGTGGAGGAGGACAAGTCCGTCCGGGTCCTGCACGTGCGCTCCGAGCAAAAGGCGTTCTGTGCCGGCGCCGATCTGGCCGAGATGCGCGAAAACCTCGCCAATCCTAATCTGGTGGATGCCCAGATCGCCTTCGTCCGCGATCTGCAGAACGTGTTGAAGCGCATCGAGCGGCTGCCGCTCGCCACCATCGCCGAGGTGGGGGGCGCCGCCATGGGCGGCGGGCTGGAACTGGCGCTGGCCTGTGATTTCCGCATCGCCGCGAACGAGGCCAAGCTGGCCCTGCCCGAGGTCAATCTGGGCCTGATCCCCGGCGCGGGCGGCACCCAGCGCCTGACCCGGCTGTGCGGCCCGGCCATCGCCAAGCGCCTGATCCTGGGTGCCGAGATTCTGGACGGCCAGAGCGCTGCCGAGATGGGCATCGTCCACTGGTCGGCGCCGCGCGCCGAGTTGGCCGACAAGGCCGCGACGCTGGCCGACCGCATCGCCACCCTGCCACGTGCCGCCGTGGCGGCGTCGAAGTCCTGCATCGAGGCTTCCCTCGACCCCAGCCGCGACGGCTACGAGGAAGAGCTTCTCGCCACCCGCGACCTGCTGTTGCACGAGCCCGAGACCCGCCACCGGGTCGAGGCCTTCCTGTCCAAGTGA
- a CDS encoding SDR family NAD(P)-dependent oxidoreductase produces the protein MMGDSRPLVGRHALVTGGGRGIGAAIARQLLVLGAAVTITGRDQKRLDEAAAAMGCQGLAVDVTDPAAIQTGFARASAQLGPIAILVNNAGIAKAAPFARTDLALWDDILRTDLTGAFLCTQAALPDMLKAGWGRVVNVASTAGLTGMAYCAAYCAAKHGLVGMTRALAVELAAKPVTVNAVCPGYTETDIVEETIANIVAKTGRTRDEALAGLVASNPQKRLIKPEEVAEAVAWLCLPGSGSITGQSIAVAGGELM, from the coding sequence ATGATGGGTGATTCCAGGCCGCTTGTCGGCCGTCATGCCCTGGTCACCGGCGGCGGTCGCGGCATCGGCGCCGCCATCGCCCGCCAGCTGCTGGTGTTGGGCGCCGCGGTGACCATCACCGGCCGCGACCAAAAGCGCCTGGACGAGGCGGCCGCCGCCATGGGCTGCCAGGGGCTGGCCGTGGACGTCACCGATCCGGCGGCCATCCAGACCGGCTTCGCTCGCGCATCGGCCCAGCTCGGCCCCATCGCCATCCTGGTCAACAATGCCGGCATCGCCAAGGCGGCGCCTTTCGCCCGGACCGATCTCGCCCTGTGGGACGACATCCTGCGCACCGACCTGACCGGCGCCTTCCTGTGCACCCAGGCGGCGCTGCCCGACATGCTGAAGGCCGGATGGGGCAGGGTGGTCAACGTGGCCTCGACCGCCGGACTGACCGGCATGGCCTATTGCGCCGCCTATTGCGCCGCCAAGCATGGTCTGGTGGGCATGACCCGCGCCCTGGCGGTGGAACTGGCCGCCAAGCCGGTAACGGTCAACGCCGTCTGCCCAGGCTATACCGAGACGGACATCGTCGAGGAGACGATCGCCAACATCGTGGCCAAGACCGGGCGGACGCGGGACGAGGCCCTGGCCGGACTGGTCGCCTCCAACCCGCAGAAGCGCCTGATCAAGCCGGAAGAGGTGGCCGAGGCGGTGGCTTGGCTGTGCCTGCCGGGCTCGGGCTCCATCACCGGCCAGAGCATCGCCGTGGCGGGTGGAGAGCTGATGTAG
- a CDS encoding enoyl-CoA hydratase family protein, whose product MRKFKAAEYKAVHFDWKVDGKVATLTLNRPDKKNPLTFDSYGELRDLFENLVYADDVKAVVVTGSGGNFCSGGDVHEIIGPLTKMDMPELLEFTRMTGDAVRAMRNAPQPIIAAIDGVCAGAGTMLGCAADIRLGTARSKVAFLFVRVGLAGADMGACTLLPRLIGLSRAAELLYTGRAMGGEESERVGYYNSLHAPEELLDAANKLAHSLANGPTFGHAMTKKMLWQEWNHGLGECIEAEAQAQAICMQTKDFERAYIAFANKQAPVFEGN is encoded by the coding sequence ATGCGCAAGTTCAAGGCTGCCGAGTACAAGGCCGTTCATTTCGACTGGAAGGTGGACGGCAAGGTGGCGACACTCACCCTGAACCGTCCCGACAAGAAGAACCCGCTGACCTTCGACTCCTATGGCGAGCTGCGTGACCTGTTCGAGAACCTGGTTTATGCCGACGACGTCAAGGCGGTGGTCGTCACCGGTTCGGGCGGCAATTTCTGCTCGGGCGGCGACGTGCACGAGATCATCGGCCCGCTGACCAAGATGGACATGCCGGAACTGCTGGAATTCACCCGCATGACCGGTGACGCGGTGCGCGCCATGCGCAACGCGCCCCAGCCGATCATCGCCGCCATCGACGGCGTGTGCGCCGGCGCCGGCACCATGCTGGGCTGCGCCGCCGACATCCGTCTGGGTACCGCGCGGTCCAAGGTGGCCTTCCTGTTCGTGCGCGTCGGCCTGGCCGGCGCCGACATGGGCGCCTGCACCCTGCTGCCCCGCCTGATCGGGTTGAGCCGTGCCGCCGAGTTGCTCTACACCGGCCGCGCCATGGGCGGCGAGGAATCCGAGCGCGTCGGCTACTACAACTCGCTGCACGCCCCGGAAGAGCTGCTGGACGCCGCCAACAAGCTGGCCCATTCGCTGGCCAACGGCCCGACCTTCGGTCACGCCATGACCAAGAAGATGCTGTGGCAGGAGTGGAACCACGGTCTGGGCGAGTGCATCGAGGCAGAGGCCCAGGCCCAGGCCATCTGCATGCAGACCAAGGACTTCGAGCGCGCCTACATCGCCTTCGCCAACAAGCAGGCGCCGGTGTTCGAAGGTAACTGA
- a CDS encoding aldehyde dehydrogenase family protein, with translation MRDCLDFYIDGAWVKPAKGSRNLDVINPATEQVSGRVALGSAADAVLAIQAAARAFPAWAATPLAERLEILAKVTALYEARIDEIAQAISLEMGAPLERLAKPAQARAGLGHFKTALSIAKTYAFERRQGTTLVVKEPVGVVSLITPWNWPMNQIACKVAPALAAGCAMVLKPSEFAPYSARILAEIVHEAGVPAGVFNMVFGDGAEIGPVLSSHPLVDMVSLTGSNAAGSSVMREGAATIKKVSLELGGKSANIICDSADFHRAMGHAVKAMMGNSGQSCNAPSRLFVPAHRLEEAEALAAELCAQIKVGDPADPETVMGPIANARQFDKVRRMIRTGMEEGAKLVCGGPERPEGLDRGFFVRPTVFSRVTDSMTIMREEIFGPVLSMRGYKDLDDAVAGANDCVYGLSGYVTAGDLAEARSVARRLRTGMVHLNGALSHPGGPFGGIRQSGVGREWGEAGFEEFLESKTLFGSEPKE, from the coding sequence ATGCGTGATTGCCTGGATTTCTACATCGACGGCGCCTGGGTGAAGCCCGCCAAGGGCTCGCGCAATCTCGACGTGATCAACCCCGCCACCGAGCAGGTTTCGGGCCGGGTGGCGCTGGGCTCCGCCGCCGACGCTGTCCTGGCCATCCAGGCGGCGGCCAGGGCCTTTCCCGCCTGGGCGGCGACGCCGTTGGCCGAACGCCTGGAAATCCTGGCCAAGGTGACCGCGCTCTACGAGGCCCGCATCGACGAGATCGCCCAGGCCATCAGCCTGGAGATGGGCGCGCCCTTGGAGCGTCTGGCCAAGCCGGCCCAGGCCCGCGCCGGGCTGGGGCATTTCAAGACGGCGCTTAGCATCGCCAAGACCTACGCCTTCGAGCGCCGCCAGGGCACCACCCTGGTGGTCAAGGAACCGGTGGGGGTGGTCTCGCTGATCACGCCGTGGAACTGGCCCATGAACCAGATCGCCTGCAAGGTGGCGCCCGCCTTGGCGGCGGGCTGCGCCATGGTGTTGAAGCCCAGCGAGTTCGCGCCCTATTCCGCCCGCATCCTGGCCGAGATCGTCCACGAGGCCGGGGTGCCGGCCGGCGTGTTCAACATGGTGTTCGGCGACGGGGCCGAGATCGGGCCGGTGCTGTCGTCGCACCCGCTGGTGGACATGGTGTCGCTGACCGGCTCCAACGCCGCCGGCTCGTCGGTGATGCGTGAAGGGGCGGCCACCATCAAGAAGGTGTCGTTGGAGCTCGGCGGCAAGTCGGCCAACATCATCTGCGACAGCGCCGATTTCCACAGGGCCATGGGCCACGCGGTCAAGGCCATGATGGGCAATTCGGGCCAAAGCTGCAACGCGCCGTCCCGGCTGTTCGTTCCCGCCCATCGGTTGGAGGAGGCCGAGGCGCTGGCCGCCGAATTGTGCGCCCAGATCAAGGTGGGCGATCCCGCCGATCCGGAAACGGTGATGGGCCCCATCGCCAACGCGCGGCAGTTCGACAAGGTGCGGCGCATGATCCGCACCGGTATGGAGGAAGGCGCCAAGCTGGTCTGCGGCGGGCCCGAGCGCCCCGAAGGCCTGGACAGGGGCTTTTTCGTCCGTCCCACCGTGTTCAGCCGGGTCACGGATTCCATGACCATCATGCGCGAGGAAATCTTCGGCCCGGTGCTGTCCATGCGCGGCTACAAGGATCTGGACGACGCGGTGGCGGGCGCCAACGATTGCGTCTACGGCCTGTCGGGCTATGTCACCGCCGGCGACCTGGCCGAGGCGCGGTCGGTGGCGCGCCGCTTGCGCACCGGCATGGTGCATTTGAACGGCGCGCTGTCCCATCCCGGCGGCCCGTTCGGCGGCATCCGTCAGTCGGGAGTGGGGCGCGAATGGGGCGAGGCGGGGTTCGAGGAATTCCTGGAATCCAAGACGCTGTTCGGCTCCGAGCCCAAGGAGTAA
- a CDS encoding TetR/AcrR family transcriptional regulator, giving the protein MDNKPAAVHDVKAQVADETLVARRRGQIIAAAVELFSHQGFYRTTIQDVAKKAGVSAGLIYQYVSDKEDVLLLALLSVLESYKHEIPAALEGLSDPLERFQAAIRAYCRVVDQRREATVLAYRSTKSLPDDRRRLIKDCEIETNGMIAACLADCIKAGLMREVNVELVTYQLVTFAHSWALKHWRLKEQCGLEEYVAEGLDFFAHALLTPKGWRQWKKMADATTG; this is encoded by the coding sequence ATGGACAACAAGCCGGCTGCGGTTCACGACGTCAAGGCGCAGGTCGCTGACGAAACCCTGGTCGCCAGGCGGCGCGGCCAGATCATCGCCGCGGCGGTGGAGCTGTTCTCGCACCAGGGCTTCTACCGCACCACCATTCAGGACGTGGCCAAGAAGGCGGGCGTTTCGGCCGGTCTGATCTACCAGTATGTCAGCGACAAGGAGGACGTGCTGCTGCTCGCCCTTCTGTCGGTGCTGGAATCCTACAAGCACGAAATTCCGGCGGCGCTGGAAGGACTTTCCGACCCGCTGGAGCGCTTTCAGGCGGCGATCCGCGCCTATTGCCGGGTGGTGGACCAGCGGCGCGAGGCCACCGTCCTGGCCTATCGCTCCACCAAGTCGCTGCCCGACGACCGCCGCCGCCTGATCAAGGATTGCGAGATCGAGACCAACGGCATGATCGCCGCCTGCCTTGCCGATTGCATCAAGGCGGGGCTGATGCGCGAAGTGAATGTGGAGCTGGTGACCTACCAGCTGGTGACCTTCGCCCATTCCTGGGCGCTAAAGCACTGGCGGCTCAAGGAGCAGTGCGGGTTGGAGGAATATGTGGCCGAGGGCCTGGATTTCTTCGCCCATGCCCTGCTGACCCCCAAGGGTTGGCGCCAGTGGAAGAAGATGGCGGACGCCACGACCGGTTGA
- a CDS encoding SDR family NAD(P)-dependent oxidoreductase: MKFEDKVALITGGASGIGYCTVKSMAELGADVLIADINVEAGEKAAAELKAKGFKAEFVRLDVTDKANIAKVKEHVLATRGRLDILCNVAGWGHIQPFVDNDDAFIARVMSLNLTGPIELIRAFFPMMIEKKTGKIVNVASDAGRVGSLGESVYSAAKGGLIAFSKALAREGARFNINVNAICPGPTDTPLLKSEPEKFLEAFLKVIPMRRFGQPQEVADSIVFMASNRADYITGQVLSVNGGITMVG, encoded by the coding sequence ATGAAGTTCGAGGATAAAGTCGCCCTGATCACCGGCGGAGCGTCGGGTATCGGCTATTGCACCGTGAAGTCCATGGCCGAGCTGGGCGCCGACGTCCTGATCGCCGACATCAACGTCGAAGCCGGCGAGAAGGCGGCGGCCGAACTGAAGGCCAAGGGCTTCAAGGCCGAATTCGTGCGCCTCGACGTCACCGACAAGGCGAACATCGCCAAGGTCAAGGAGCACGTGCTGGCCACCCGCGGCCGCCTCGACATCCTGTGCAACGTGGCGGGCTGGGGCCACATCCAGCCGTTCGTGGACAATGACGACGCCTTCATCGCGCGTGTGATGAGCCTGAACCTCACTGGCCCCATCGAGCTGATCCGCGCCTTCTTCCCCATGATGATCGAGAAGAAGACCGGCAAGATCGTCAACGTCGCCTCGGACGCCGGCCGCGTCGGTTCCCTGGGCGAAAGCGTCTACTCGGCGGCCAAGGGCGGTCTGATCGCCTTCTCCAAGGCCCTGGCCCGCGAGGGTGCGCGCTTCAACATCAACGTCAACGCCATCTGCCCCGGCCCGACCGACACCCCGCTGTTGAAGTCCGAGCCGGAGAAATTCCTGGAGGCCTTCTTGAAGGTCATTCCCATGCGCCGCTTCGGTCAGCCGCAGGAAGTGGCCGATTCCATCGTCTTCATGGCGTCGAACCGCGCCGACTACATCACCGGCCAGGTTCTGTCGGTCAACGGCGGCATCACCATGGTGGGCTAA
- a CDS encoding universal stress protein yields the protein MAIREILVHVEPDAAGAGRLDLARALADEHKARLVGVGKGDEAPEGVDEWRPINGLKDLALHARYADLTIVGQASPGTSDHVTETLMRVGRPILAVPRHGRYPRVGQRVLVAWNASREATRAVFDSLPLLAGAVNVTVMTMDAEDGDRVPGADIGLTLARHGIKVDVVHSTLGDIDAGNALLSRAADQGADLLVMGAFGHSPLREKVLGGATRHILDHMTVPVLLSH from the coding sequence ATGGCCATCCGGGAAATCCTGGTCCATGTGGAGCCCGATGCCGCAGGCGCCGGGCGTCTCGACCTCGCCCGCGCCCTGGCGGATGAACACAAGGCCCGGCTGGTGGGGGTAGGCAAGGGCGACGAGGCCCCCGAGGGCGTCGACGAGTGGCGGCCCATCAATGGACTGAAGGATCTGGCGCTCCACGCCCGCTATGCCGATTTGACCATCGTCGGCCAGGCCTCGCCCGGCACCTCCGACCACGTCACCGAGACGCTGATGCGGGTCGGCCGCCCCATTCTGGCGGTGCCGCGCCACGGGCGTTATCCCCGGGTCGGCCAGCGGGTGCTGGTGGCCTGGAACGCGTCGCGCGAGGCGACGCGGGCGGTGTTCGATTCCCTGCCGCTGCTGGCGGGTGCCGTCAATGTCACGGTGATGACCATGGACGCCGAGGACGGGGACCGGGTGCCCGGCGCCGATATCGGCCTGACCCTGGCGCGGCACGGCATCAAGGTGGACGTGGTGCATTCGACGCTGGGCGATATCGACGCCGGCAACGCCTTGCTGTCGCGGGCCGCCGACCAGGGGGCCGACCTGCTGGTCATGGGGGCGTTCGGCCATTCGCCTTTGCGCGAGAAGGTGCTGGGCGGGGCCACGCGGCACATCCTCGACCACATGACCGTACCGGTGCTGCTCTCACATTGA
- a CDS encoding acyl-CoA dehydrogenase family protein, with product MSDATFLDWPFLDESHRAFAASLEVWANTTLPEVCPEDEAHGPAMDQTARRLVTALGQAGFLRAAIPAAHGGRAKDFDVRALCLGREILARHAGLADFAFAMQGLGSAAITLFGNEQQQARYLPKVGTGEMIAAFAISEADAGSDVGAMTTKAVLDGDHYVIDGAKTWISNAGLADFYTVFARIGDEPGAKTLAAFVVDASTPGLSVSERIDVIAPHPLGSLKFENMRVPAANMLGKPGDGFKVAMSVLDVFRTTVGAAALGFARRAMDEALARSVKRKAFGSRLADFQLIQAKIADMAVAVDTSALLIYRSAWTKDTHGGRVTREASMAKLWATEQAQMVIDQAVQIFGGLGVISGMMVEQLYREIRALRIYEGTSEIQKLVIASKVYEGLTL from the coding sequence ATGAGCGATGCCACGTTCCTCGACTGGCCCTTTCTCGACGAGTCCCACCGCGCGTTCGCCGCGTCGCTCGAGGTCTGGGCCAACACCACCCTCCCAGAGGTGTGTCCCGAGGACGAGGCGCACGGCCCCGCCATGGACCAGACCGCCCGACGCCTGGTAACGGCTCTGGGACAGGCGGGGTTCCTTCGGGCGGCCATTCCGGCCGCCCACGGCGGGCGGGCAAAGGATTTCGATGTCCGGGCGCTCTGCCTGGGCCGCGAGATCCTGGCCCGCCATGCCGGTCTTGCCGATTTCGCCTTCGCCATGCAGGGTCTGGGCTCTGCTGCCATCACCTTGTTCGGCAACGAGCAGCAGCAGGCCCGCTATCTGCCCAAGGTGGGCACCGGCGAGATGATCGCCGCCTTCGCCATCTCCGAGGCCGACGCCGGTTCCGACGTGGGCGCCATGACCACCAAGGCGGTCCTGGACGGCGACCATTACGTCATCGACGGCGCCAAGACCTGGATTTCCAATGCAGGTCTGGCCGATTTCTATACCGTCTTCGCCCGCATCGGCGACGAGCCGGGGGCCAAGACCCTGGCGGCCTTCGTGGTGGACGCCTCCACGCCGGGCCTGTCGGTGTCCGAGCGCATCGACGTCATCGCGCCCCATCCGCTGGGCTCGCTCAAGTTCGAGAACATGCGGGTGCCCGCCGCCAACATGCTGGGCAAGCCCGGCGACGGCTTCAAGGTGGCCATGAGCGTGCTGGACGTGTTCCGCACCACGGTGGGCGCCGCCGCCCTGGGCTTTGCACGCCGCGCCATGGACGAGGCCCTGGCCCGTTCGGTCAAGCGCAAGGCCTTCGGCTCGCGCCTTGCCGATTTCCAGCTGATCCAGGCCAAGATCGCCGACATGGCGGTGGCCGTCGACACCTCGGCCCTGCTGATCTACCGCTCGGCCTGGACCAAGGACACGCACGGCGGACGGGTAACCCGCGAGGCCTCCATGGCCAAGCTGTGGGCTACCGAACAGGCCCAGATGGTCATCGATCAGGCGGTGCAGATCTTCGGCGGCCTGGGGGTGATCAGCGGCATGATGGTGGAACAGCTCTATCGCGAAATCCGCGCCTTGCGTATCTATGAAGGCACCAGCGAGATTCAGAAGCTGGTCATCGCCTCCAAGGTTTACGAAGGGTTGACCCTATGA
- a CDS encoding alpha/beta hydrolase produces MLETGFYSLGMPGRLDDDIAFVLAKAAELNLPKLGELGPVAGRAEFARRLSRTNPPAPEGVLAEDFAIAGIPARRYQPVGGPRAKALLLYFHGGGFVVGDLETHDPHCRALAAESGSVVVAVHYRLAPEHPYPAAIQDGLAALKWAAAEYPGWKLGLAGDSAGGTLSAVVALHARDLGIGLALQMLIYPAVDQKGDFPSRARLAEGYLLTQADIDWFTAQYFGQCHSPVLEPDASPLRAASHAGLAPALVLTCGFDPLVDEGDAYAEALKRAGVPVRHVRLEGSIHGCLGLAGYVSSGKAVLAEACRAWSSVLS; encoded by the coding sequence ATGCTTGAGACCGGCTTCTACTCCCTCGGCATGCCGGGGCGGTTGGACGACGACATCGCCTTCGTGCTGGCCAAGGCCGCCGAGCTGAACCTGCCCAAGCTGGGCGAGTTGGGGCCGGTGGCGGGACGGGCGGAATTCGCCCGGCGGCTGTCGCGCACCAATCCGCCCGCTCCCGAAGGCGTCCTGGCCGAGGACTTCGCCATCGCGGGCATTCCGGCCCGGCGCTACCAGCCGGTGGGCGGGCCCAGGGCCAAGGCGCTGCTGCTCTATTTCCACGGCGGCGGCTTCGTGGTCGGCGATCTCGAGACCCACGATCCCCATTGCCGCGCCCTGGCCGCCGAAAGCGGCTCGGTGGTGGTGGCGGTTCACTACCGCCTGGCGCCCGAGCATCCCTATCCCGCCGCCATCCAGGATGGCCTTGCCGCGCTGAAATGGGCGGCGGCCGAGTATCCCGGCTGGAAACTTGGGCTCGCCGGCGACAGCGCCGGCGGCACCCTGTCGGCGGTGGTGGCGCTGCATGCCCGCGACCTGGGCATCGGGCTGGCGTTGCAGATGCTGATCTATCCGGCGGTGGACCAGAAGGGCGACTTTCCCTCCCGTGCTCGCCTCGCCGAGGGCTATCTGCTCACCCAGGCCGATATCGACTGGTTCACCGCCCAGTATTTCGGCCAATGCCACAGCCCGGTGCTGGAGCCCGACGCCTCGCCGCTGCGCGCCGCCTCCCATGCCGGGCTGGCCCCGGCCCTGGTGCTGACCTGCGGCTTCGATCCCCTGGTGGACGAGGGCGATGCCTATGCCGAGGCCCTGAAAAGGGCGGGGGTGCCGGTGCGCCATGTCCGTCTTGAAGGCTCCATCCATGGCTGTCTGGGGCTGGCGGGCTATGTGAGTTCGGGCAAGGCTGTGCTGGCCGAGGCGTGCCGGGCGTGGAGTTCGGTCCTGTCCTGA